A single window of Phlebotomus papatasi isolate M1 chromosome 4, Ppap_2.1, whole genome shotgun sequence DNA harbors:
- the LOC129808426 gene encoding uncharacterized protein LOC129808426, which translates to MSEMSQLVVEEVPAGAEAEPVLEFNFEMMVSNPYVKNRDFVELLKSMESSVGPIPRHVKNIFHLCGFTTTSIISSIGEKELRECQEYIIQADRELAPAVEEIYSTYYACPEKFRFTPGDIIIINKMIQYSKEGFRPETKPYTPRDCLKASTNETQDMLRQKIVSWLKEHEFHFTDVIVTISKNANTDSGATGLIVCPICGKTIKLSSSTGKKKRWIISNFTKHILSLHMNPEVNSCEDENEVDDCGNIVEKKKTMIQPTLKQCISKQNNTSEDNMM; encoded by the exons ATGTCTGAGATGTCTCAACTGGTCGTTGAAGAAGTCCCTGCTGGGGCCGAAGCCGAGCCG GTGCTTGAGTTCAACTTTGAGATGATGGTGTCCAATCCATACGTGAAAAATCGCGATTTTGTAGAATTACTGAAGAGCATGGAATCCAGCGTGGGACCCATACCAAGGCACGTGAAAAACATCTTTCACTTGTGCGGATTCACCACAACATCCATTATTAGTAGCATTGGAGAAAAAGAACTCAGGGAGTGCCAGGAGTATATAATACAGGCGGACAGAGAATTGGCTCCAGCAGTAGAGGAGATATACTCTACGTATTATGCATGTCCGGAGAAATTTCGATTCACGCCTGGGGATATcattattataaacaaaatGATCCAGTACTCCAAGGAAGGTTTCAGGCCCGAAACAAAACCTTACACTCCTCGGGATTGTTTGAAAGCTAGTACCAATGAGACACAAGATATGCTTCGACAAAAAATAGTGTCTTGGTTGAAGGAACATGAATTCCATTTCACAGACGTGATAGTTACTATATCTAAAAATGCCAATACTGATTCAGGAGCTACAGGACTAATAGTTTGTCCAATATGTGGCAAAACAATAAAACTTTCCTCATCAactggaaaaaaaaagagatggattatttcaaattttacgaaACATATTCTCAGCCTACACATGAACCCAGAAGTCAATTCTTGTGAAGATGAAAATGAAGTTGATGATTGTGGCAACATtgttgagaaaaagaaaactatgATCCAACCAACGTTGAAGCAATGCATCTCCAAGCAGAATAATACTAGTGAAGACAATATGATGTGA
- the LOC129808425 gene encoding uncharacterized protein LOC129808425, whose protein sequence is MRTKPNYPPSDIIIGKFVATREHLLEMTAKISKDQHCLTSSDLDPSSTMNYKAGKRISSPKVSTCLKQNVENSAGTIAYVEIMQQLYELCESSLTSTERLRKWWFICFFVRGWRNWLIKIKKPLKHFISSNTYECIELNAHSYIAALINCRDQYEGKYFLPEYHNSQSCESYFRTARSLSTTQSTVINFTMRDFLQKAKRINTQEILSFKIKNQIILPRMKDQPQTPQIDVLPSNDVIEKIICISRQDALKKLSELGMQTINFKMDRLLPSKSNVETGVDDEDDESTGDQILELANEDDQESENDIRKIMKTVGTTLCLTDFSSIKGDNRIGKSFFKVVVNGKNMLIKKSSFVWLCTDGHKHISCDRLQRFHITQRR, encoded by the exons ATGAGAACTAAACCGAATTACCCTCCATCTGATATAATTATCG gCAAATTTGTTGCGACGAGAGAACATCTTCTCGAAATGACTGCAAAAATATCGAAAGATCAACATTGCCTGACCTCAAGTGACCTAGATCCGTCGAGCACAATGAACTACAAAGCtggaaagagaatttcatcTCCGAAAGTGTCTACTTGCCTTAAACAAAATGTCGAAAACTCTGCTGGAACTATTGCGTATGTCGAAATAATGCAACAGTTATATGAGTTGTGTGAGAGTAGTCTCACATCAACAGAGCGATTAAGAAAGTGGTGGTTTATATGTTTCTTTGTTAGAGGTTGGCGAAACTggttaattaaaatcaaaaaaccTCTCAAACACTTCATAAGTAGTAACACTTATGAATGTATCGAACTGAATGCTCACTCATATATTGCGGCTCTCATAAACTGCCGGGACCAGTACGAGGGCAAATATTTTTTGCCCGAATATCACAATTCGCAATCCTGCGAAAGTTATTTTAGGACAGCACGATCACTTTCGACGACGCAGAGCACAGTAATTAACTTTACAATGAGGGATTTCCTGCAAAAAGCCAAGAGAATTAACACACAGGAAATCCTctcattcaaaattaaaaatcaaattatacTTCCACGAATGAAAGATCAACCACAAACTCCGCAAATCGACGTTCTACCATCAAATGATGTCATtgagaaaattatttgtattagcAGGCAAGACGCTCTAAAGAAATTATCAGAACTGGGTATGCaaactataaattttaaaatggacCGCCTGTTACCAAGTAAGAGCAATGTCGAGACAGGAGTTGATGACGAAGATGATGAGAGCACAGGTGACCAAATTTTGGAACTTGCAAATGAGGACGACCAAGAATCTGAAAATGATATCCGAAAAATAATGAAGACAGTGGGCACAACTTTGTGCCTAACAGATTTTTCCAGTATTAAAG GTGACAATCGAATTGGCAAATCCTTCTTCAAAGTTGTTGTTAATGGCAAAAATATGCTCATTAAAAAGAGTTCGTTTGTATGGCTATGTACCGATGGGCATAAGCATATCAGTTGCGACAGACTGCAAAGATTCCACATCACACAGCGGCGttaa
- the LOC129808427 gene encoding ATP-dependent DNA helicase PIF1-like: protein MQHTKSDRLSDDIANTIRAKLLDVKLIIIDEISMVGANAFAKIDARMNQIFGENKSLAGKSVIVVGDLNQLPPVKDRHIFRSPTSSELAPILDDNPLWEEFKYYELTEIMRQRDDLSFTIALNNLVKGKMTEIDINLIKSRTVNNGDHIPINAMRLYAYNKNVENYNEERITNSSGEFYSVIAEDRIIDKVSEQQHIDIMNQVQSKNVRDTGGCPYELKLKLGIRYMITNNIDIEDGLVNGATGTLRHLTYDETNTVTIAWLEFPEERKKTKILFYLSARNPRQISRKQFPLRPAESATIHKVQGQTYTSLCLDFRKGEFLSRKLLYVAISRVTSLSGLYIIGQFKPPKPPAVLDQVDLEIDKLKTQKYLKLPMNELFENNKHNIKICYHNILSLNKHFVDIDADFSHANVFHRKMSEMSQLVVEEVPAGAEAEPVLEFNFEMMVSNPYVKNRDFVELLKSMESSVGPIPRHVKNIFHLCGFTTTSIISSIGEKELRECQEYIIQADRELAPAVEEIYSTYYACPEKFRFTPGDIIIINKMVQLCKSEPQIPREEAKCEENSTAVRSLKAAVVSWMQLHISYENRMDVQKNFNR, encoded by the exons atgcAGCATACAAAATCAGATCGCCTCTCAGATGATATTGCGAATACAATTCGAGCTAAATTATTGGATGTCAAGTTAATTATAATAGACGAAATATCTATGGTGGGAGCAAATGCATTTGCCAAGATTGATGCAAGAATGAATCAGATCTTTGGTGAAAACAAAAGTCTTGCTGGAAAATCCGTAATAGTGGTCGGAGATTTAAACCAACTACCACCTGTAAAAGACAGGCACATTTTCCGTTCACCAACATCAAGTGAACTAGCACCAATATTAGATGACAATCCGCTATGGGAGGAATTCAAATACTATGAATTAACGGAAATAATGCGACAAAGAGATGATTTATCATTCACTATAGCACTTAATAACTTAGTTAAAGGAAAAATGACTGAAATTGACATCAATTTAATAAAGTCAAGGACTGTTAATAACGGTGATCACATTCCTATAAATGCTATGAGACTCTATGCATATaacaaaaatgttgaaaattacaaTGAAGAAAGGATTACAaacagttctggagaatttTATAGTGTCATTGCAGAAGATCGAATTATTGATAAAGTTTCAGAACAGCAACATATTGATATAATGAATCAAGTTCAATCTAAAAATGTCAGAGATACAGGTGGATGTCCAtatgaattgaaattaaaactAGGAATTAGATACATGATTACTAATAATATAGACATAGAAGATGGACTTGTAAACGGGGCTACTGGCACTCTCCGCCATTTAACATATGATGAAACAAATACTGTAACAATCGCTTGGTTAGAATTTCCAGAAGAAAGA aaaaaaacaaaaattctattttatctcAGTGCAAGAAACCCCAGGCAAATATCGAGGAAACAATTTCCGTTGCGACCAGCAGAGTCTGCTACAATACATAAAGTTCAAGGCCAAACCTATACTTCACTTTGTCTGGACTTCAGGAAAGGCGAATTTCTTAGTAGGAAACTATTATATGTTGCTATAAGTAGAGTTACATCACTATCTGGATTATATATCATTGGTCAATTTAAACCACCAAAACCACCAGCAGTTTTAGATCAAGTTGATTTAGAAATTGATAagttaaaaactcaaaaatatcttaaattacCCATGAATGAATTATTCGAAAACAACAAGCacaatataaaaatttgttatcaCAATATTTTGTCACTAAATAAACATTTTGTAGATATAGATGCAGAT TTTTCTCATGCGAATGTCTTCCACAGAAAAATGTCTGAGATGTCTCAACTGGTCGTTGAAGAAGTCCCTGCTGGGGCCGAAGCCGAGCCG GTGCTTGAGTTCAACTTTGAGATGATGGTGTCCAATCCATACGTGAAAAATCGCGATTTTGTAGAATTACTGAAGAGCATGGAATCCAGCGTGGGACCCATACCAAGGCACGTGAAAAACATCTTTCACTTGTGCGGATTCACCACAACATCCATTATTAGTAGCATTGGAGAAAAAGAACTCAGGGAGTGCCAGGAGTATATAATACAGGCGGACAGAGAATTGGCTCCAGCAGTAGAGGAGATATACTCTACGTATTATGCATGTCCGGAGAAATTTCGATTCACGCCTGGGGATATcattattataaacaaaatGGTCCAATTGTGCAAATCAGAGCCACAGATTCCACGTGAGGAAGCAAAGTGTGAAGAAAACTCTACTGCTGTAAGATCACTGAAAGCAGCTGTAGTTTCTTGGATGCAACTTCACATTTCTTATGAAAACAGAATGGATGTGCAAAAGAACTTCAAT AGATAG